One window of the Chryseotalea sp. WA131a genome contains the following:
- a CDS encoding SRPBCC family protein translates to MKIYNLTRTQVLPISLAEAWEFFSTPRNLDKITPEHMGFKILYISGGEKAYAGQIIRYHVNVLPGIKVHWVTEISQVKEPLHFIDEQRFGPYALWHHQHHFKEVPGGVEMIDEVNYAIPLGILGRVSHWLFVGKEVKRIFEHRYRVLEEYFKAKK, encoded by the coding sequence ATGAAAATATACAATCTAACCCGCACTCAAGTACTGCCCATTTCGCTGGCGGAAGCCTGGGAGTTTTTCTCCACGCCCAGAAACTTAGACAAAATAACGCCCGAGCACATGGGCTTTAAGATATTATACATTTCCGGAGGTGAAAAGGCATACGCTGGGCAAATCATCCGATACCACGTAAATGTATTGCCCGGCATCAAAGTGCATTGGGTAACGGAAATATCGCAGGTAAAGGAGCCGCTTCATTTTATTGACGAGCAGCGTTTTGGGCCTTACGCCCTGTGGCACCACCAGCATCACTTTAAAGAAGTGCCGGGCGGGGTAGAGATGATCGATGAAGTGAATTACGCCATTCCTTTGGGGATATTGGGCCGAGTGTCACATTGGCTATTTGTGGGCAAAGAGGTAAAACGTATTTTTGAGCATCGGTATAGGGTGTTGGAAGAATATTTTAAAGCTAAAAAATAA
- a CDS encoding response regulator transcription factor, with amino-acid sequence MSKIKLAVVGDHKMFRKSIIKLLETDQNLEVVLEAENGKQLLEQLKTVTPDIILMDIQMNAMDGFEATKKVHELYPDLKIIVLSLNDNEANIIEMYRLGVQSIIAKEENQNELFMAIKAVSNGGCYTTSICQKIIQEKLNEYALKNNVEEVPALSQLTATELKVFWYVSQFKTVKEIAELLYTSPSTINNHEFNIRQKLALRGKNSLLQYALSFKDRLIFVKGAVKLKK; translated from the coding sequence ATGAGTAAGATAAAATTGGCAGTCGTTGGCGATCACAAGATGTTCCGAAAATCAATCATTAAGCTCCTTGAGACTGATCAAAATTTAGAAGTTGTATTGGAAGCAGAAAACGGTAAACAGTTATTGGAACAATTGAAAACAGTAACTCCCGACATAATACTAATGGACATTCAAATGAATGCAATGGATGGATTTGAGGCAACAAAAAAAGTGCATGAGTTATATCCAGACCTTAAAATAATAGTACTTTCCCTAAATGACAATGAGGCAAACATCATTGAGATGTATCGGCTTGGTGTTCAAAGCATCATTGCTAAAGAGGAAAATCAAAATGAACTATTCATGGCCATCAAAGCAGTTAGCAATGGCGGATGTTATACTACTTCCATATGTCAAAAAATCATTCAAGAAAAATTGAATGAGTATGCGCTAAAGAATAACGTTGAAGAAGTCCCAGCTTTATCTCAACTAACCGCAACTGAACTTAAAGTTTTTTGGTATGTATCTCAATTTAAAACAGTAAAAGAAATTGCAGAACTCTTGTACACCAGTCCAAGCACAATCAACAATCATGAGTTTAATATTCGGCAAAAACTTGCGCTTCGCGGCAAAAACTCCCTTTTGCAATACGCTTTGAGTTTTAAGGACAGATTGATTTTTGTCAAAGGAGCAGTAAAACTCAAAAAATAG
- a CDS encoding S41 family peptidase, with protein sequence MKKTFFIFLLIISSSCTDLIIGPDPVNTHLSIFEEFWKGVNTTWPEFANKHVNWDSLYRLYRPQAETATSDEDLKKILSPLVNSLKDQHTDIYIQNKLTTATAIRYNPLYPKNFYGFSWVSKNYLSNVKTNRVLGYQLINQEVGYIYIATFSNPHQISDFELIDQILQEFGTAKAIIIDVRSNTGGSSLNSDLVASRFADKKHTNSYYRHRVSAQRSAMSEFVAQDIAPAGKTQFKGRVAILTNRYSFSATENFILAMKSFPNVIHLGDFSGGGSGTSPVFRELPMGWSYRISSLLLCDAQKEPITNGIKPDIFAQTTKSDSLNGKDSIIERAIFELTK encoded by the coding sequence ATGAAAAAGACATTTTTTATTTTTTTACTGATAATATCCAGTTCATGCACCGATTTGATTATTGGGCCAGACCCCGTCAATACACATCTTAGTATTTTCGAAGAATTTTGGAAAGGAGTCAATACTACATGGCCCGAGTTCGCTAATAAACACGTTAATTGGGATTCCCTCTATCGCCTATACAGGCCGCAGGCAGAAACTGCCACAAGTGATGAAGACTTAAAGAAAATATTGAGCCCGTTGGTCAACAGCTTAAAAGATCAACACACGGATATCTATATTCAAAACAAGCTTACCACCGCTACGGCCATCAGGTACAACCCACTGTACCCAAAAAATTTTTATGGATTCAGTTGGGTATCGAAAAATTACCTCTCGAATGTAAAAACCAATAGGGTGCTCGGCTATCAATTGATAAACCAAGAAGTGGGCTATATTTATATAGCAACATTTTCAAATCCCCATCAAATAAGTGATTTTGAACTGATCGATCAGATTCTTCAGGAGTTTGGGACAGCAAAAGCAATCATAATAGATGTGAGGAGCAATACCGGTGGCAGCAGTCTCAATAGTGATTTAGTAGCCAGCAGGTTTGCGGACAAAAAACATACTAATTCCTATTATAGGCACAGGGTGAGTGCCCAACGCTCCGCAATGAGCGAATTTGTAGCTCAGGACATTGCGCCAGCCGGTAAAACTCAGTTCAAAGGCAGGGTGGCTATTTTAACGAACCGTTACTCCTTTAGTGCCACCGAGAACTTTATACTGGCAATGAAGTCATTCCCAAATGTAATTCATTTGGGAGATTTTTCAGGCGGTGGCAGTGGCACCAGTCCTGTTTTTAGAGAATTGCCGATGGGCTGGTCTTACCGTATTTCAAGCCTATTGCTCTGTGATGCACAGAAAGAACCCATTACTAACGGCATTAAGCCTGATATTTTTGCTCAAACCACTAAATCTGATTCTTTAAATGGAAAAGATAGCATTATTGAACGGGCAATTTTTGAATTGACCAAATAA
- a CDS encoding SPASM domain-containing protein, with product MSLKLSHYIVVTEPIDSKGRRILLSTRTSRNIIITQGCLDYLQSGRIEEVPEKTLEKLKEIKAIVPSEEDELLTIVNENKRSIEEESSTLYEVMQPSANCQLGCYYCGQQHTKDQMDVSLINKIEERIRSKAASGKFTHLYIGWFGAEPLMGLRQIRELTTVFKQIAHDFSLGYGAKVVTNGLSLKEAIFDELVGELAVNSIEVTLDGTETYHDQHRHTKESGKSFALIFQNLKNILTKPDFEKLGCQITIRCNVDQNNFEGVTPLMELLKENNLHQKIANFYPIGIYSWGNDAHKKSLTKEEFAQRELVWLAQKIKNNFRVSSLIPNRVKKVCFTVSKHSEMYDSYGNVFDCSEVSYVPVYKGSEFVLGNINNASPTTKFKRSVLNDWNDTILTDKFPCHTCEMLPVCGGCCPKSWHEDMRACPTNKFNIKDKLMMSYVLNQPTKQDLKNKLLEISSLYPKKEWISEIHDLFYLSETTSNA from the coding sequence ATGAGCTTAAAACTTTCTCATTATATCGTGGTCACAGAACCTATCGATAGCAAAGGACGTAGGATCCTACTGTCCACACGGACTAGCAGAAATATAATTATCACGCAGGGATGCCTCGATTACTTGCAAAGCGGACGCATAGAAGAAGTGCCTGAAAAGACCTTGGAGAAATTAAAAGAAATAAAAGCAATTGTGCCAAGCGAAGAAGATGAATTATTGACAATTGTAAATGAAAATAAGCGTAGTATAGAGGAAGAAAGTTCCACACTATATGAGGTGATGCAGCCATCGGCCAATTGCCAATTGGGTTGTTATTATTGCGGGCAGCAACATACGAAAGATCAAATGGATGTATCTTTAATTAACAAGATTGAGGAGAGGATACGAAGCAAAGCTGCTTCGGGAAAGTTTACCCACTTGTATATTGGGTGGTTTGGCGCAGAGCCTCTCATGGGGCTACGACAAATTAGAGAACTAACCACTGTTTTTAAGCAAATAGCCCATGACTTCAGTTTGGGATACGGTGCCAAAGTTGTTACAAACGGACTAAGTCTAAAAGAGGCTATTTTCGATGAACTTGTAGGGGAACTTGCCGTAAATTCAATTGAAGTAACCCTAGACGGAACAGAAACCTATCACGACCAACACCGCCATACAAAAGAAAGTGGAAAATCATTTGCCCTTATTTTTCAGAACTTAAAAAATATTTTAACAAAACCTGATTTTGAAAAACTAGGATGTCAAATAACCATTCGGTGCAATGTGGATCAAAATAATTTTGAGGGGGTAACACCGTTGATGGAACTTTTGAAAGAGAATAACCTACACCAAAAGATAGCCAACTTTTACCCCATCGGGATCTATTCATGGGGCAATGATGCCCACAAAAAATCCTTGACCAAAGAAGAATTTGCACAACGTGAACTGGTTTGGTTAGCACAAAAAATAAAGAACAATTTCAGGGTTTCATCATTGATACCGAACAGGGTTAAGAAAGTATGCTTTACGGTTTCAAAACATTCTGAAATGTATGATTCGTATGGAAATGTTTTTGATTGCAGTGAGGTATCGTATGTGCCTGTCTACAAAGGGTCAGAATTTGTATTGGGCAACATCAACAATGCTTCACCGACAACAAAATTCAAACGGAGTGTGCTCAATGATTGGAATGATACCATTCTTACAGATAAATTTCCGTGCCATACGTGTGAGATGCTGCCAGTATGCGGGGGCTGTTGCCCAAAATCATGGCACGAAGATATGCGTGCGTGCCCGACTAATAAATTCAATATCAAAGACAAATTGATGATGAGCTATGTGCTTAATCAGCCAACAAAACAAGACTTGAAGAATAAACTCCTTGAGATTTCCAGTCTTTACCCAAAGAAGGAATGGATAAGTGAGATACATGACTTGTTCTATTTGTCTGAAACAACAAGCAATGCTTAA
- a CDS encoding IS1380 family transposase: MEHHYTDKLVTAWGGMKEMKILIDQTGISKKLAELGLPESKSNNRIDAVGIIESFWVGIWIGCFRFSHTAVVRVDEVLRQIFGWKRVASGTTFGRFFKKFTPSMNHQIFIELYTWFFEQIQFDNYTLDMDSSVITRYGEQEGSKKGYNPKKPGRGSHHPLFAFVNDIRMVANCWNRSGNTGSNSNCIHFLEETFAILKNKTVGLFRADSGFCTGTVLDFIEQRNIPYVIACKLYANLQASIYGITQWNAIGEGLWVSEINYQQGGWGKARRIVVIKQSEEIRARATGKKLKTLFSSVGIADEKVYRKRYHAFVTNQALPATEIWEQYKRRGDAENRIKELKEDFGTEGFCMDSFCATETAMRFVMVAYNLMSLFRQITHQKQPQPKLSTLRFNCFAVGSWVEQEAQKWVLKMSVPLKRRQWYDGLFSNVQKINLPLSLTG; encoded by the coding sequence ATGGAACACCACTATACCGATAAATTAGTAACAGCGTGGGGCGGGATGAAAGAGATGAAAATATTGATTGACCAAACTGGGATCAGCAAGAAGTTGGCCGAGCTTGGTTTGCCTGAGAGCAAGAGTAACAACCGGATAGATGCCGTGGGTATAATAGAGAGTTTTTGGGTGGGCATCTGGATTGGTTGCTTTCGTTTTAGTCACACAGCGGTGGTGCGGGTTGATGAAGTGTTGCGCCAGATATTTGGATGGAAGCGGGTTGCTTCGGGGACCACCTTCGGGCGTTTCTTTAAAAAGTTTACGCCCTCAATGAACCACCAAATTTTCATTGAACTGTACACGTGGTTTTTTGAGCAGATCCAATTCGACAATTACACGTTGGATATGGACAGCAGTGTGATCACCCGTTACGGGGAACAGGAAGGCAGCAAAAAAGGGTACAACCCCAAGAAGCCTGGCCGTGGCAGCCATCATCCCTTGTTTGCTTTTGTCAATGACATACGCATGGTGGCCAATTGCTGGAACCGCAGCGGCAATACAGGGAGCAACAGCAACTGCATCCATTTTTTAGAAGAGACCTTTGCCATCCTCAAAAACAAAACAGTAGGGTTGTTCAGGGCCGATAGTGGGTTTTGTACCGGTACAGTCTTGGATTTCATTGAGCAGAGAAATATCCCCTACGTCATTGCCTGTAAGCTGTATGCCAATTTACAAGCCAGCATTTATGGTATCACCCAATGGAATGCGATAGGCGAAGGCTTATGGGTATCGGAAATAAACTACCAGCAAGGCGGCTGGGGCAAAGCCCGTAGGATTGTGGTCATCAAACAAAGTGAAGAAATCAGGGCCAGGGCAACGGGTAAGAAGCTCAAGACATTATTCAGCAGCGTGGGCATAGCGGACGAAAAAGTGTACCGCAAAAGGTACCATGCCTTTGTCACTAACCAAGCCCTGCCGGCAACAGAAATATGGGAACAATATAAGCGCAGGGGTGATGCCGAAAACAGGATCAAGGAGTTGAAAGAAGATTTCGGTACAGAAGGCTTTTGCATGGATAGTTTTTGTGCTACTGAAACAGCTATGCGCTTTGTGATGGTAGCCTATAATTTGATGAGCCTGTTCCGCCAAATAACCCATCAAAAACAGCCACAGCCCAAGCTTTCCACATTAAGGTTCAACTGCTTTGCAGTTGGAAGTTGGGTGGAGCAGGAAGCCCAAAAATGGGTACTGAAAATGTCCGTCCCACTCAAAAGAAGGCAATGGTATGATGGATTATTCTCAAATGTCCAAAAAATAAACCTGCCACTAAGTCTGACTGGATAG